Proteins co-encoded in one Montipora capricornis isolate CH-2021 chromosome 12, ASM3666992v2, whole genome shotgun sequence genomic window:
- the LOC138027874 gene encoding uncharacterized protein, whose protein sequence is MNPTIKCTKSGIPIPLDSTGQEMCLLFIKYGRCRFKSKCKKSHWKPPLPDEPYPKPPPLPCFHSWSSFVTGVSALEQVSDQEIYVANEQWQNSGLEATFEENLITCLGQLENRTNNNSTRSDFNEECWISNQRGPEFNYYLDQTTERSLLNHALPEAILSGKSPTLAANSVVILPAPAGLINVGNNVENKTEENDNSSEDPRGQPGTDDSNVTRQENEIALDRISQVIYKKWCRFDFVYYPNRQSKGSRYKFKSSIDLSYQQYGAYYNHITRKLEFHHLPRNKVEKKNVKLLRRAHWNTCQELKARLVQVPPGYSVKVDFSKVNITRLRPYFFLLVHQCFFHKDPSEKRWKPNPFSCLVAETLIALFTSGQVTPVEAETKMEEWGGRPVKVRQCISHMWNIIVKSSLSPEGVAEEVLNCESKVFAKKFSAMDYAYACSLSRPLVKGSRANLFSTSTPTITKSVRQGICAAKEASSSNAKTELKNLSVTTSLTIPKSRTFEAASRMNSSNDTIKGSKRKEKRRKTKRSEYISLLNEQGKQDLLKRCKAILADGNAN, encoded by the exons ATG AATCCAACTATAAAATGTACAAAATCAGGAATACCTATTCCACTGGACTCTACTGGACAGGAAATGTGTTTGCTGTTCATAAAATATGGCAGGTGCCGATTCAAAAGCAAATGTAAAAAGTCTCACTGGAAGCCACCTTTACCag ATGAACCGTATCCCAAGCCACCACCTTTACCATGTTTTCATTCCTGGTCATCTTTTGTCACTGGTGTATCTGCACTGGAACAAGTCAGTGATCAAGAAATCTATGTGGCAAACGAGCAATGGCAAAATTCTGGTTTGGAAGCAACCTTTGAGGAGAACTTAATAACATGTTTAGGTCAGCTAGAAAACAGAACCAATAATAACTCCACACGTAGTGATTTCAATGAGGAATGCTGGATATCAAATCAAAGGGGACCagaatttaattattatttagacCAGACAACAGAGAGGTCACTGTTAAATCATGCCCTTCCAGAAGCGATTTTAAGTGGCAAAAGTCCAACCCTTGCTGCAAACAGTGTGGTTATACTGCCGGCACCAGCAGGCCTCATCAATGTGGGGAacaatgttgaaaacaagactgAAGAGAATGATAACAGTTCAGAAGACCCCAGAGGACAACCTGGCACTGATGATTCCAATGTGACAAGGCAGGAAAATGAAATAGCATTGGATAGAATTTCACAAGTCATCTACAAGAAATGGTGTAGATTTGACTTTGTGTACTATCCAAACAGACAATCAAAAG GAAGTAGGTACAAATTCAAAAGCAGCATTGACCTAAGTTACCAACAATACGGAGCCTACTACAATCACATAACAAGGAAACTTGAATTTCATCATCTACCACGGAACAAG GTGGAGAAAAAGAATGTCAAACTTCTTCGCAGAGCTCACTGGAACACATGCCAAGAACTCAAAGCGAGACTGGTGCAAGTTCCCCCAGGGTACTCTGTGAAAGTAGATTTCTCCAAAGTGAACATAACTAGATTACGGCCTTATTTTTTCCTACTTGTCCATCAG tgttttttccATAAAGACCCAAGCGAAAAGCGTTGGAAACCTAACCCATTTTCATGTTTAGTTGCCGAGACTCTGATAGCATTGTTCACAAGTGGGCAAGTGACTCCTGTGGAAGCAGAAACTAAGATGGAAGAATGGGGTGGCAGGCCAGTCAAG GTGCGGCAGTGTATTTCGCACATGTGGAACATCATCGTCAAGTCGTCATTGTCACCAGAGGGAGTGGCAGAGGAAGTACTGAATTGTGAATCTAAAGTGTTTGCCAAGAAGTT TTCTGCCATGGATTATGCCTACGCTTGTTCCCTTTCAAGGCCATTAGTGAAGGGTAGCAGAGCAAACCTGTTCAGCACCTCCACTCCAACTATTACTAAATCAGTTAGGCAAGGAATTTGTGCTGCCAAAGAAGCGTCTTCATCAAACGCAaagacagagctgaaaaacctCTCTGTTACAACTTCATTGACAATACCAAAATCCAGGACATTTGAGGCAGCATCCAGAATGAACAGCTCCAATGACACGATCAAGGGATCAAAACGCAAAGAGAAAAGGCGGAAAACCAAACGATCAGAGTATATCTCCTTGCTCAATGAACAAGGAAAGCAGGATCTCCTGAAACGTTGTAAAGCTATTTTAGCAGACGGTAATGCAAACTAG
- the LOC138027876 gene encoding uncharacterized protein: MFRVILLGRNCEWPSLSSFGRARLKIIPFVNIMISRSKAKSFMPVTCLHSTVYLPIQTTKFPGKQILQYHETHASMLSRSCSDVPQFYIQERDVNKEIMSKSRVQDYLEFYHDNKDRISLVNSITLLHRMAKIAHKYSEEKELLHAEMAKVKQGRESPYVDILDFIAENISSCKAQGLANVMWSLGKLEEITHSLVRVCEEEILSHDFALFHTSEVNQILTGCAGLGLRESPIFERVQESILKEIIRISLCENRQIAGILLAFTKVGCGSVEFYEHIEYEIARRGIKSFHNGQVAQFLYSFASQGMYSSILFDIAEEEILRRSTARLQRRELVLILWSFATAGRGSEDLFCLLGKEIADNKVRELYNIRLIWIIWSFATRGITDNKVYKVIASEIYGRGLKSLTNYELSLCMYSYALSEIPCHRFMEELSTEVLSRDSAHFDGGQLAQVAWASGKVGLTSPSLYSNLEQQILKLKISENEAAMISEGFRSADMGSKELFSHLESVM; encoded by the coding sequence ATGTTCAGAGTCATCTTGTTAGGACGTAATTGTGAATGGCCTTCTTTGTCATCTTTTGGAAGAGCACGTTTGAAGATAATACCATTCGTAAATATCATGATCTCAAGATCCAAGGCAAAAAGCTTTATGCCAGTAACCTGCCTACATAGTACAGTCTACTTGCCAATCCAGACTACAAAATTTCCAGGAAAGCAGATCTTGCAGTACCATGAAACACATGCATCGATGCTTAGTCGGTCATGCAGTGATGTACCACAATTTTACATCCAAGAACGCGATGTAAATAAAGAGATCATGAGTAAAAGCAGAGTACAGGATTATCTGGAGTTTTATCATGATAACAAAGACCGAATATCACTCGTCAACAGCATAACATTGCTCCACCGCATGGCAAAGATTGCGCACAAATATAGTGAAGAAAAAGAGTTGTTACATGCAGAGATGGCTAAGGTGAAACAAGGAAGAGAAAGTCCTTACGTTGACATCCTAGACTTCATTGCCGAAAACATTTCTTCCTGCAAGGCTCAAGGACTTGCAAACGTGATGTGGTCTCTGGGAAAACTTGAAGAGATAACTCATTCGCTTGTAAGAGTCTGTGAAGAAGAAATTCTGTCACATGATTTTGCACTTTTTCACACAAGTGAAGTCAATCAGATTCTCACAGGATGTGCTGGGTTGGGTTTGAGAGAATCCCCAATATTTGAAAGAGTCCAAGAATCTATTTTGAAAGAGATCATTAGGATATCATTGTGTGAAAATCGTCAAATTGCTGGAATATTATTGGCTTTTACCAAAGTTGGTTGTGGGTCTGTTGAGTTCTATGAACATATTGAGTATGAAATTGCTCGAAGAGGTATAAAGTCTTTTCATAATGGACAAGTTGCACAGTTTTTGTATTCATTTGCCTCACAAGGAATGTACTCGAGCATCTTATTTGATATAGCAGAGGAAGAGATTTTACGACGATCCACTGCTAGGCTACAGAGAAGAGAACTTGTCTTGATCTTGTGGTCATTTGCAACAGCAGGAAGGGGAAGCGAagatttgttttgtcttttgggGAAGGAAATAGCTGATAACAAAGTGAGGGAACTGTACAATATCCGTCTCATATGGATCATTTGGTCATTTGCAACGCGAGGAATTACCGACAATAAAGTGTACAAAGTGATTGCCAGCGAGATATATGGACGAGGTCTCAAGTCACTTACAAACTACGAGTTATCACTTTGCATGTATTCTTATGCATTGTCAGAAATTCCTTGTCATCGATTTATGGAAGAACTTAGCACAGAAGTGTTGTCGAGAGACAGTGCACACTTTGATGGTGGTCAGTTAGCGCAAGTGGCTTGGGCCTCGGGAAAGGTGGGATTGACAAGTCCTTCGCTATACAGTAATTTGGAACAGcagattttgaaattgaaaatttcaGAAAACGAAGCAGCGATGATCAGTGAAGGATTTCGCAGTGCAGATATGGGAAGCAAGGAACTTTTTTCTCACTTGGAATCAGTGATGTAA